A region from the Zonotrichia leucophrys gambelii isolate GWCS_2022_RI chromosome 21, RI_Zleu_2.0, whole genome shotgun sequence genome encodes:
- the TNFRSF25 gene encoding tumor necrosis factor receptor superfamily member 25: MKCCCPGVAWVTLAALWLAASESQPPGWRDHAVLRGQRVLVQPLLRLRRHTDRRQCPDGMNWVETARQCCPQCPAGTFLREACVCDPCPAGTFRTRPNTLSECEACYECDQHAFQSVLSNCSATSNIACGCEPGRFRDCVDTLCTEFSCKKCQTCTGRLIQRPCSELQDTLCDSSCKPDFYKEGDECRPCHMRAVDTCGNECQQACGSNNNKGSGLEYILLGLTGPLFLGALAIYHKRKRLWHGGGPHPMAQATTSMPGAAATPWYQFNAWRWHNPCWTHPYSPQETERGTGTAKKSFQQEALLREPPSEEGKPSSSPEPRGALLQGSQLYAVIDVVPVRRWKEFMRMLELREAEIELVELEVVHIRDQQYEMLKRWCQQTSATLDHVFAALERMELAGCAEALRQSLTVGP, translated from the exons ATGAAGTGTTGCTGCCCTGGGGTGGCTTGG GTGACCTTGGCAGCGCTGTGGCTGGCAGCCAGCGAATCGCAGCCCCCAGGGTGGCGGGACCACGCCGTGCTGCGAGGGCAGCGGGTCCTGGTGCAGCCACTCCTCCGCCTGAGGAGACACACGGACAGACGGCAGTGCCCTGACGGCATGAACTGGGTGGAGACTGCTCGTCAGTGCTGCCCTCAGTGTCCCGCAG ggacattCCTGAGAGAGGCCTGCGTGTGTGATCCCTGTCCTGCCGGCACATTCCGCACCCGGCCCAACACCCTCAGCGAGTGCGAGGCCTGCTACGAGTGTGACCAACACG ctttccAGAGTGTGCTGAGCAACTGCTCGGCCACCAGCAACATCGCCTGTGGCTGTGAGCCCGGCCGATTCCGTGATTGCGTTGACACGCTGTGCACCGAATTCTCTTGCAAGAAGTGCCAGACCTGCACTGGACGCCTCATCCAGCGACCCT GCTCAGAGTTGCAGGACACACTTTGTGACAGCAGCTGCAAGCCTGACTTCTACAAAGAGGGTGATGAATGCCGGCCATGTCACAT GCGTGCCGTGGACACGTGTGGCAATGAGTGCCAGCAAGCGTGCggcagcaacaacaacaaag GCTCAGGTCTGGAGTACATCCTGCTGGGACTCACCGGGCCTCTCTTCCTGGGTGCCCTGGCCATCTACCACAAGAGGAAGAGGCTCTGGCATGGGGGTGGTCCCCACCCCATGGCACAGGCCACCACCTCAATgcccggggctgcagccacaccaTGGTACCAGTTCAACGCCTGGAGGTGGCACAACCCGTGCTGGACCCACCCATACTCCCCACAAGAGACAGAGcgaggcactggcacagcaaaGAAGAGCTTCCAACAGGAGGCGTTGCTGCGTGAGCCACCCAGTGAGGAAGGAAAGCCCTCCTCATCCCCAGAGCCCCGCGGTGCcttgctgcagggcagccagctCTACGCCGTCATCGACGTGGTGCCAGTGCGGCGCTGGAAGGAGTTCATGAGGATGCTGGAGCTGCGGGAGGCAGAGATTGAGCTGGTAGAGCTGGAGGTGGTGCACATCCGTGACCAGCAGTACGAGATGCTGAAGCGCTGGTGCCAGCAGACCAGTGCCACGCTGGACCACGTCTTTGCCGCCCTGGAGCGCATGGAGCTGGCCGGCTGTGCTGAGGCACTGCGCCAGAGTCTGACCGTGGGACCCTGA
- the PLEKHG5 gene encoding pleckstrin homology domain-containing family G member 5 isoform X2 produces the protein MAGRAWPGSTRGPPSPGPCTPGMQAPGRRRKNITEFLGDSSIPSPEPALHSSSSLPPNGTDTWKNRAASRFSGFFGSGTSTGSFGRETEKLEQLVNRLHAYSTFGLPKLPPQLRFDRDSWEEDGDEAGLALEDSWQQIIQGTEVLSRRQCHQQEAIWELLHTEATYIRNLKVITDLFLSCLVNLQESGLLSEVDAERLFSNIGEIIRLHCKLWRSVMAPVLAKARRTGALLDPIDFLDGFKMFGSLFKPYVRYCMEEEGCMEYMRTLLRDSELFRTYVTWAEKQEQCSRLKLSDMLVKPHQRLTKYPLLLKSILKKTDDPRARDAITTMISSVERFINDVNSRMRQRQERQRLDAILSRIDAYEVVEGSTDEVDKLLKEFLRLDLTAPIPGTSPEDTRQLLLEGSLRMREGKDSKMDVYCFLFTDLFLITKPFKKAERTKVIRQPLLVDRVVCRELRDPGSFLLIYLNELGSAVAAYTFQSSGQLCRSWVEAVRNAQNLLQRLRQRRRMEEQEEEDEEDEEDDGESGTSAASSPTILHHSSTSPDSQQCPSDGSTETLAMVAAEGGDELSSPDWDAGPFSSTSDGSSVSTSASIGTGTSVETPTSTDTPTQELPAGALPVPLPHGVASPGSGCRSSSIDSAYGTLSPASLRDFGQQPEGTAEEGQEPCPAPPAPRPASPRLRRRTPVQLLPCPARVLKSKSEASLPQLLSPTSPGPLSQSRSLSDLCAGSPRTGQEPAPQAAPGSSGSSTSELSEPEEPAESPASLPGELRRDPQPPARRTLSDPQAAQHRKLTLAQLYRIRTTLLLNSTLTASEV, from the exons ATGGCCGGCCGGGCTTGGCCAGGCAGCACCCGGGGCCCTCCATCCCCGGGGCCCTGCACCCCCGGGATGCAG GCTCCGGGACGGCGGAGGAAGAACATAACAGAGTTCCTGGGggacagcagcatccccagccccgagccagccctgcacagcagcagctctctgccccCCAATGGCACTGACACCTGGAAGAACCGCGCTGCCAGCCGCTTCAGCGGCTTCTTTGGCTCCGGGACCAGCACGGGCTCCTTCGGGCGG gagacagagaagctggagcagctggtgaACAGGCTGCACGCCTACAGCACCTTCGGGCTGCCCAAGCTGCCGCCCCAGCTCCGCTTCGACCGCGACTCctgggaggaggatggggacgaggctgggctggctctggaggACAGCTGGCAGCAGATCATCCAGGGCACAGAG GTCCTGTCGCGCcggcagtgccaccagcaggaagccatctgggagctgctgcacacagaggCCACCTACATCCGGAACCTCAAAGTCATCACTGAT ctctTTCTGTCCTGCCTGGTGAACCTGCAGGAGTCAGGGCTGCTCTCTGAG GTGGATGCCGAGCGGCTCTTCAGCAACATTGGGGAGATCATCCGGCTGCACTGCAAGCTGTGGCGCAGCGTCATGGCCCCAGTGCTGGCCAAGGCGCGGCGGACTGGGGCACTGCTCGACCCCATTGACTTCCTCGATGGCTTCAAGATG TTCGGGTCCCTGTTCAAGCCCTACGTGCGGTATTGCATGGAGGAGGAGGGCTGCATGGAGTACATGCGGACCCTGCTGCGGGACAGCGAGCTCTTCCGCACCTATGTGACG TGGGCCGAGaagcaggagcagtgcagcCGCCTGAAGCTGAGCGACATGCTGGTGAAACCTCACCAGCGCCTCACCAAGTACCCGCTGCTCCTCAAGTCCATCCTGAAGAAGACGGATGACCCACGCGCCCGGGATGCCATCACCACTATG atCAGCTCCGTGGAGCGCTTCATCAACGATGTCAACTCCCGGATGCGCCAGCGGCAGGAGCGGCAGCGCCTGGATGCCATCCTCAGCAGGATTGATGCCTACGAGGTGGTGGAGGGCAGCACAGACGAGGTGGACAAG CTGCTTAAGGAGTTCCTGAGGCTGGACCTGACGGCCCCCATCCCCGGCACCTCCCCGGAGGACACCCGGCAGCTCCTCCTCGAGGGCAGCCTGAGGATGCGGGAAGGTAAAGACAGCAAG ATGGACGTCTACTGCTTCCTCTTCACCGACCTCTTCCTCATCACCAAGCCCTTCAAGAAGGCTGAGCGCACCAAGGTGATCCGGCAGCCCTTGCTGGTGGACAGAGTTGTTTGCCGGGAGCTCAGAGACCCAG gctccttcctcctcatctACCTGAACGAGCTGGGCAGCGCTGTGGCCGCCTACACCTTCCAGAGCAGCGGGCAGCTGTGCCGCAGCTGGGTCGAGGCAGTGCGCAATGCCCAG aacctgctgcagaggctgcgGCAGCGCCGGCgcatggaggagcaggaggaggaggacgaggaggatgaggaggatgatggTGAGAGTGGCACTTCAGCTGCCAGTTCACCAACCATCCTacaccacagcagcaccagcccggACTCACAGCAGTG CCCCTCCGACGGCTCCACCGAGACGCTCGCCATGGTGGCAGCAGAGGGGGGCGACGAGCTCTCCTCCCCAGACTGGGACGCAGGACCCTTCAGCTCCACCTCGGATGGCTCCTCTGTTAGCACCAGCGCCTCCATCGGCACTGGCACCTCTGTGGAGACCCCCACCTCCACCGATACCCCCAcgcaggagctgcctgcaggcgCCCTGCCTGTTCCCCTGCCCCACGGCGTGGCCTCCCCAGGCAGCGGCTGCCGCTCGTCCTCCATCGACAGCGCCTATGGCACGCTCTCCCCTGCCTCGCTGCGGGACTTTGGCCAGCAGCCCGAGGGGACGGccgaggaggggcaggagccctgcccggcccctcccgccccacGGCCGGCCTCGCCCCGCCTGCGCCGCCGGACGCCCGTGCAGCTCCTGCCGTGCCCGGCCAGGGTGCTCAAGTCCAAGTCGGAGGCCAGCTtgccccagctcctgtcccccaCTTCCCCAGGCCCCCTAAGCCAAAGCCGCAGCCTCTCTGacctctgtgctggctccccCCGGACTGGCCAAGAGCCCGCACCTCAGGCTGCCcccggcagcagcggcagctCCACGTCGGAGCTCTCAGAGCCAGAGGAGCCGGCGGAGAGCCCAGCATCCCTCCCGGGGGAGCTCAGGCGcgacccccagccccctgcccgcCGGACCCTGTCGGACCCGCAGGCGGCGCAGCACCGCAAGCTGACTCTGGCGCAGCTGTACCGGATCCGGACCACGCTGCTGCTCAACTCCACGCTGACGGCCTC GGAGGTCTGA